From Syntrophales bacterium:
AGCCGGATATCAGCCCACATTTTGGATGAGCCATGCTCTCCTTGTGGAGAAAGAATAGAGAATTTTTAAACATGCCTTTTCAAACTATAAAAACTCGTGACGGTAAGGAAATCAAATATATTCACCCCGAAGAAGCACGGCGTGTCATATCGGTTCTTGAGGGTGGGGACCGGCTTCTGGTTGAAGTTCTCTGGAATACAGGGGCCAGGATCGGAGAGGTGATGGAACTTAAACGGGAAGCAGTAGATTTCGATGATAAGACTATAGCTATCAGAAACACGCAGAAGAAAAAGACACTGCCAAAAGAAGGGAAAGATCTCAAGAATGAGATTATGGGCCTCGAATTGGCGCTGAGGAGAGAGTCCGGGCCACCGTTAAAGGAAAGGCTTGAGCAGGCAAAAGAGGAACTTTTAAAAATAGAATACATCCAGCCCACGTCACACTATAGGATAATTCCCATATTGCCGGAGCTGACAAACCATATAGCAAAACACTGTGCAGATAAGAGGATAA
This genomic window contains:
- a CDS encoding tyrosine-type recombinase/integrase, whose amino-acid sequence is MPFQTIKTRDGKEIKYIHPEEARRVISVLEGGDRLLVEVLWNTGARIGEVMELKREAVDFDDKTIAIRNTQKKKTLPKEGKDLKNEIMGLELALRRESGPPLKERLEQAKEELLKIEYIQPTSHYRIIPILPELTNHIAKHCADKRI